In Paenibacillus algicola, a genomic segment contains:
- a CDS encoding LCP family glycopolymer transferase, which translates to MRKIMKITTLVLGALLLGTGIYAYSMYHSVKKTADEMFEERTPLPPTVLQTEPVSKGNKPKATQSDMAAVIDTEAISIRAGESVPAIQANLDQKEPFTVLVMGVDEREHDRGRSDAMILLSVNPARESILMFNIPRDTRTAIAGHGTVDKINHAYAFGGVDMSVRTVELFLQVPVHFYVKVNMEGFARIIDTLGGVRVQNTMAFDYGGYHFTQGSIELTGDQALAYSRMRFEDPRGDLGRNTRQRQIVDGVLQKSLQMSTVFSLNELLEGIGSSVRTDITFEEMKILMTKYRKNLHGTKQIEIQGSGATIGGIWYYIVEAKERQRIRSILVEHMQPPQ; encoded by the coding sequence TTGAGGAAAATCATGAAAATCACCACCCTGGTTCTGGGAGCTTTGCTGCTTGGGACCGGGATTTATGCGTACAGTATGTATCATTCGGTGAAAAAAACAGCGGATGAGATGTTTGAAGAACGTACACCTTTGCCCCCAACGGTGCTTCAGACGGAGCCGGTCTCTAAGGGGAACAAGCCGAAGGCCACGCAATCGGATATGGCTGCTGTCATTGACACGGAAGCGATTTCGATTAGGGCTGGAGAAAGTGTTCCGGCGATCCAGGCTAATCTGGATCAGAAGGAGCCGTTCACCGTACTCGTTATGGGAGTGGATGAGCGTGAGCATGACCGTGGACGCTCGGATGCGATGATTCTGCTGTCCGTGAACCCGGCCAGGGAATCCATCCTGATGTTTAACATCCCCCGCGATACAAGAACCGCGATTGCCGGCCACGGAACGGTGGACAAAATTAATCATGCTTACGCTTTTGGCGGCGTGGATATGTCTGTCCGCACAGTAGAATTGTTCCTGCAGGTACCGGTCCATTTTTATGTGAAGGTTAATATGGAGGGCTTCGCCCGGATCATTGACACGCTGGGAGGAGTCCGCGTTCAGAATACGATGGCGTTTGATTATGGGGGTTACCATTTTACACAGGGCAGTATTGAGCTTACGGGTGATCAGGCATTGGCGTATTCCCGGATGAGATTTGAGGATCCTCGGGGCGATCTCGGTCGGAACACGCGGCAGCGGCAGATTGTTGACGGCGTGCTTCAGAAGTCCTTGCAGATGTCTACGGTATTCAGCTTGAATGAGCTGCTGGAGGGGATCGGGAGCAGTGTGAGGACCGACATCACCTTTGAGGAAATGAAGATTCTGATGACGAAATACCGCAAGAACCTGCACGGCACAAAACAAATCGAAATTCAGGGCTCCGGCGCGACCATCGGCGGAATCTGGTACTATATCGTGGAAGCGAAGGAACGCCAGCGAATCCGGTCCATCCTGGTGGAGCATATGCAGCCACCGCAATAG
- a CDS encoding helix-turn-helix domain-containing protein, which translates to MNYGERIAALREQRGWTQEELATSIGITRAALSHYEKNRRKPDFETLTGLADRFNVSIDYLIGRTGNEKMVMEPDVRQFVDELELSDEDLLNRFHLTVDGRKLSEEEARRFIAFVRMERSMK; encoded by the coding sequence ATGAACTACGGAGAAAGGATTGCAGCATTGCGGGAGCAGAGGGGCTGGACGCAGGAGGAGCTCGCAACTTCGATCGGCATCACCCGTGCTGCATTATCCCACTACGAGAAGAACCGGCGCAAGCCGGATTTCGAAACCTTGACCGGACTGGCAGACCGCTTCAATGTGTCGATTGATTATCTCATTGGACGGACCGGCAACGAGAAGATGGTTATGGAGCCGGATGTCAGACAATTTGTGGATGAGCTGGAGCTATCGGATGAGGACCTGTTGAATCGGTTCCACTTAACTGTAGATGGCCGCAAGCTGAGCGAAGAGGAAGCCCGGCGTTTCATTGCCTTCGTTCGGATGGAGCGCTCGATGAAATAA
- the gltB gene encoding glutamate synthase large subunit has translation MKHTEFPKKQGLYDPQFEKDACGMGFVAHIKGSPSHSIVSQALTMLGNMEHRGGQGSEPNSGDGAGIMMQIPHSFFAEEAARLGFELPEAGQYGAGMLFLSHDAAVREVHEQKLAGIIAEEGQTLLGFRDVPTDDEMLGKTAKAAKPYVRQVFIGRSEDIQNDLDFERKLYVIRRRAELAIRYSNVPEGDTFYVSSLSCRKIVYKGMLTTVQVGQFYLDLQNPSLTSAIALVHSRFSTNTFPSWERAHPYRFMIHNGEINTLRGNVNWMHARQSLFESEVFGSDLEKIKPVINPDGSDTGMFDNTFEFLYLSGRSLPHVAMMMVPEPWNNHESMDTTKKSFYEYHSTLMEPWDGPAAMAFTDGVQIAATLDRNGLRPSRYYVTKDDLIVLSSEAGVLDIPAENVLRKDRLRPGRMLVVDTQEGRIISDEEVKAKIASELPYGDWLKEHLVELSDLPEALELPNPKHENVRQLQQSFGFTYEELRKVLEPMALTGAEAIASMGYDAPLAVLSDRPQRLFNYFKQMFAQVTNPPIDAIREELVTSTATTIGPERNLLQPEPESCRHIRLDSPILSNEDFAKIRHVHRPGFKSMTIPIFFTAADGAEGLRKALDGLCEAADRVIKKGHNILILSDRGVDRENAAIPSLLAVSTLHHHLIRQGTRTRVSILLESGEPREVHHFALLLGYGVSAVNPYLAFETLDDMIQEKMLRGISHEKAVKNFIKAASKGVVKVLSKMGISTIQSYRGAQIFEAVGLKSEFVDQYFTWTPSRIGGIGLEEVAAEALAHHERAFTDKDGNDKALDSVGEYQWRNGGEEHLFNPRTIHLLQQAVRTGDYKVYKQYAELVQGENESHMTLRALLQIKPGGKPVPLDEVEPLENIMKRFKTGAMSFGSISKEAHESLAIGMNRIGGRSNTGEGGEDPARYTLDENGDSRRSAIKQVASGRFGVTSNYLVNADEIQIKMAQGAKPGEGGQLPGRKVYPWVAEVRGSTPGVGLISPPPHHDIYSIEDLAELIYDLKNSNPRADINVKLVSEVGVGTIAAGVAKGRADIILVSGYDGGTGASPQGSIRHAGMPWELGLAETHQTLMMNNLRDRVVLETDGKMLNGRDLIIAALLGAEQYGFSTAPLVAIGCIMMRVCQMDTCPVGVATQNPELRKNFTGDPAHVVNFMKFVAEDMREQMAELGFRTVDEMIGRTDCLDSVNVDSHWKKKGVNISALLYTPELNEESTRYRTQHQNHGLEETLDMRVLLGQAEPAIQAGTAVEGRYHITNVDRAAGTIVGSEVTRKYGAAGLPEDTIQFTFEGSAGQSFGAFVPKGMTLTVEGDSNDYIGKGLSGGKIIVKPSPQATFVPEENIIAGNTAFYGATSGEAYIRGIAGERFAVRNSGASIVVEGVGDHGCEYMTGGRVAVLGETGRNFAAGMSGGTAYVYDPEGNFMDRCNREMVLLERVEDAEESEILFSMLQRHSMYTDSSVAQELLGDWEQSLSKFVKVIPKDYKRMLEQIQKVQDQGLTGDAALLAAFEANMRELARTGGA, from the coding sequence ATGAAACATACCGAATTCCCGAAGAAACAAGGGTTATATGATCCGCAGTTTGAGAAAGACGCCTGCGGCATGGGTTTTGTCGCACATATCAAGGGCAGCCCTTCACATAGCATCGTCAGCCAGGCGCTGACAATGCTGGGCAATATGGAGCATCGCGGCGGACAAGGCAGTGAGCCGAATTCCGGTGACGGAGCGGGCATTATGATGCAGATTCCGCACAGCTTCTTCGCTGAAGAAGCAGCGCGCCTGGGATTTGAGCTTCCAGAGGCAGGCCAGTACGGCGCCGGGATGCTGTTCCTTTCCCATGATGCAGCCGTTCGTGAAGTGCATGAGCAGAAGCTTGCCGGCATCATTGCTGAAGAAGGACAGACTCTGCTCGGCTTCCGCGATGTCCCGACGGATGACGAGATGCTTGGCAAGACGGCGAAGGCAGCGAAGCCTTACGTCCGCCAGGTGTTTATCGGACGCAGTGAAGATATTCAGAACGACCTTGATTTCGAACGCAAGCTGTATGTAATCCGCAGACGCGCTGAGCTGGCGATCCGCTACAGCAATGTGCCGGAAGGCGATACCTTCTATGTATCCAGCCTTTCCTGCCGCAAGATTGTATATAAAGGCATGCTGACGACAGTTCAGGTCGGCCAATTCTATCTGGATCTGCAGAATCCTTCCCTGACCTCGGCGATTGCACTCGTGCACTCCCGTTTCAGTACCAATACGTTCCCAAGCTGGGAGCGCGCGCATCCATACCGCTTTATGATCCACAATGGTGAGATTAATACGCTTCGCGGCAACGTGAACTGGATGCATGCCCGTCAATCCCTGTTTGAGAGTGAAGTGTTCGGCAGCGACCTGGAGAAGATCAAGCCTGTCATTAACCCGGACGGCTCGGATACAGGCATGTTCGATAACACCTTCGAGTTTCTGTATTTGAGCGGACGCTCCCTGCCGCACGTAGCGATGATGATGGTGCCGGAGCCTTGGAACAATCATGAGAGCATGGACACGACGAAGAAATCGTTCTATGAATATCACAGCACGCTGATGGAGCCGTGGGACGGCCCGGCCGCGATGGCATTTACAGACGGCGTTCAGATCGCCGCGACACTGGACCGTAACGGTCTTCGTCCATCCCGTTATTATGTGACGAAGGATGACCTGATTGTACTGTCCTCCGAGGCAGGAGTTCTGGACATCCCTGCCGAGAACGTGCTGCGCAAGGACCGTCTGCGCCCAGGCCGTATGCTGGTCGTTGATACCCAGGAAGGCCGCATTATTTCTGATGAAGAAGTAAAGGCAAAGATTGCATCCGAGCTCCCTTACGGCGATTGGCTGAAGGAGCATCTCGTTGAGCTTTCAGATCTTCCTGAAGCACTGGAGCTTCCAAATCCGAAGCATGAGAATGTACGTCAGCTGCAGCAATCCTTCGGCTTCACGTATGAAGAGCTGCGCAAGGTGCTGGAGCCCATGGCGCTGACCGGCGCCGAAGCGATTGCTTCTATGGGCTATGACGCTCCGCTGGCTGTATTGTCCGACCGCCCGCAGCGCCTGTTTAATTATTTTAAACAGATGTTTGCCCAAGTAACCAACCCGCCGATTGATGCGATTCGGGAGGAGCTGGTCACTTCTACGGCTACGACCATCGGGCCGGAGCGGAACCTGCTGCAGCCGGAGCCGGAGAGCTGCCGTCATATCCGTCTGGATTCTCCAATTCTCTCGAACGAGGATTTTGCAAAAATCCGTCACGTGCATCGTCCAGGCTTCAAGTCGATGACCATTCCGATTTTCTTTACCGCTGCAGACGGCGCGGAAGGGCTGCGCAAGGCGCTGGATGGCCTGTGTGAAGCGGCTGACCGTGTAATCAAGAAGGGCCACAACATACTGATTCTGTCTGACCGCGGTGTTGATCGCGAGAACGCAGCGATTCCTTCACTGCTCGCCGTATCGACCCTGCATCACCATCTGATTCGCCAAGGCACCCGTACCCGGGTCAGCATTCTGCTGGAATCGGGCGAGCCTCGCGAGGTGCATCATTTTGCGCTCTTGCTGGGCTATGGCGTAAGTGCCGTCAACCCTTATCTGGCGTTCGAGACTCTGGATGATATGATTCAAGAGAAGATGCTTCGCGGTATTTCTCACGAGAAGGCCGTCAAGAACTTCATCAAGGCTGCCAGCAAGGGCGTCGTGAAGGTGCTCTCCAAGATGGGGATTTCCACGATTCAGTCTTATCGCGGTGCTCAAATCTTTGAAGCGGTCGGATTAAAGTCCGAGTTCGTGGATCAGTACTTCACCTGGACACCTTCCCGGATCGGAGGCATCGGCCTTGAAGAAGTGGCTGCCGAGGCTCTGGCACACCATGAGCGTGCCTTTACAGACAAAGACGGCAACGATAAGGCGCTGGATTCTGTAGGTGAGTATCAGTGGAGAAACGGCGGAGAAGAGCATCTGTTCAATCCAAGAACGATTCACCTGCTGCAGCAAGCTGTACGCACCGGTGATTACAAGGTATATAAGCAGTACGCAGAGCTGGTACAAGGTGAGAACGAGAGCCATATGACGCTCCGCGCTCTGCTTCAGATCAAGCCGGGAGGCAAGCCAGTGCCTCTGGATGAGGTCGAGCCGCTGGAGAACATCATGAAGCGCTTCAAGACGGGCGCGATGTCCTTCGGTTCTATCAGTAAAGAGGCGCACGAGAGCCTTGCAATCGGGATGAACCGGATCGGTGGACGAAGCAATACCGGTGAAGGCGGCGAGGATCCGGCGCGTTACACACTGGATGAGAACGGTGATTCCCGCCGCAGCGCCATCAAGCAGGTAGCCTCAGGACGCTTCGGTGTAACCTCGAACTACCTGGTGAATGCGGATGAAATTCAAATCAAGATGGCGCAGGGTGCCAAGCCGGGTGAGGGAGGCCAGCTGCCGGGACGTAAGGTGTATCCTTGGGTCGCAGAGGTTCGCGGCTCCACGCCGGGCGTCGGCCTGATCTCGCCTCCGCCTCACCATGATATTTATTCCATTGAGGATCTGGCTGAGCTGATCTACGATCTGAAGAACAGTAATCCTCGTGCGGACATTAACGTCAAGCTCGTTTCCGAGGTCGGTGTGGGCACGATTGCCGCAGGCGTTGCCAAAGGACGTGCAGATATTATTCTGGTCAGCGGCTACGATGGGGGTACCGGTGCTTCACCACAGGGCTCCATCCGTCATGCCGGGATGCCTTGGGAGCTGGGCCTTGCCGAAACGCATCAGACGCTGATGATGAACAACCTTCGGGACCGCGTCGTTCTGGAGACGGACGGCAAGATGCTGAACGGCCGTGACTTGATCATTGCGGCGCTGCTGGGCGCGGAGCAATATGGCTTCTCCACAGCTCCACTGGTGGCGATCGGCTGTATCATGATGCGTGTATGTCAAATGGATACTTGTCCGGTCGGCGTCGCTACCCAGAATCCTGAGCTGCGCAAGAACTTCACCGGAGATCCGGCGCATGTTGTGAACTTTATGAAGTTTGTGGCAGAGGATATGCGGGAGCAGATGGCTGAGCTGGGCTTCCGCACCGTTGATGAAATGATCGGACGCACGGATTGCCTGGATTCCGTCAATGTAGACAGCCACTGGAAGAAGAAAGGCGTCAACATTTCCGCGCTTCTCTATACGCCGGAGCTGAACGAAGAGAGCACGCGCTACCGTACTCAGCACCAGAACCACGGTCTGGAAGAAACGCTGGATATGCGCGTTCTGCTGGGGCAAGCGGAGCCTGCAATTCAAGCTGGCACAGCTGTAGAAGGCAGGTATCACATTACGAACGTAGATCGTGCTGCAGGCACAATTGTCGGCAGCGAGGTCACTCGCAAGTATGGCGCTGCCGGATTGCCGGAGGATACGATTCAGTTTACCTTCGAAGGCTCTGCAGGCCAAAGCTTTGGCGCCTTTGTACCGAAGGGCATGACGCTGACAGTAGAGGGCGACAGCAATGACTACATCGGCAAAGGCTTGTCGGGAGGAAAGATTATTGTGAAGCCTTCCCCGCAGGCGACCTTTGTACCGGAAGAGAACATCATTGCCGGCAACACGGCATTTTACGGAGCAACGAGCGGTGAAGCATATATCCGCGGGATTGCCGGTGAACGCTTTGCGGTTCGGAATTCCGGAGCCAGCATTGTCGTTGAAGGCGTAGGCGATCACGGCTGTGAGTATATGACCGGCGGACGTGTAGCCGTACTGGGCGAGACGGGCCGGAACTTTGCAGCCGGGATGTCCGGAGGTACAGCCTATGTGTACGATCCGGAAGGAAACTTTATGGATCGCTGCAATCGCGAAATGGTGCTTCTGGAGCGCGTAGAGGATGCAGAGGAGTCTGAAATTCTGTTCTCGATGCTTCAGCGGCATTCCATGTACACGGACAGCAGTGTAGCGCAGGAGCTTCTGGGAGACTGGGAGCAGTCACTGTCTAAGTTCGTGAAGGTAATACCGAAGGATTACAAGCGGATGCTGGAGCAGATTCAGAAGGTCCAGGATCAAGGCTTGACCGGGGATGCTGCCCTGCTGGCCGCTTTCGAAGCGAATATGCGAGAGCTGGCGCGCACTGGCGGTGCCTAA
- a CDS encoding YhgE/Pip domain-containing protein produces the protein MNVFFKDVGAALRNRKLLIPLIAVLFIPIMYSGMFLGAFWDPYGKMEQLPVAVVNDDLGAEFEGKTLTVGEDLVAELKKGGDFNWQFVSREEAETGMINNEYYMTIVIPEQFSKQATTVLDEQPQPAKLIFEPNEGYNFLAGQIGGSAVKQIQSSVSAKVTEAYTETLFQQVQDLAGGLSEAGQGASELSDGAVKLDEGALKLKDNLSKLVSGTEELRSGVAPLAQGVQEVAAGTSSLDGGAKALASGLSQLLAAQKELQAGAEDAAGGGTQLAAGIERAASGSRELTAGLEASRDGAAALQAGAQSAANGAESLENGLAQSQEGAKSLQEGAEALAGGLQQLSESNEQLAALPELQQLLAASQELAAGTATMSESQEQLRAGAAKLKAGTAELSEGAGRLNTGAEELLQGSKELSGGSEQLLAGAKSLTAGQEQLSAGIKQFGSKLGEAAQGSLELADGAASLKQGTLALSEGADKLGSGVGRLADGSKELDAGAGELVSGMNSLTSGSGTLAARLNEAAEQAGAVQATDSTYTMFAGPVEVEEQKVNEVPNYGTGFAPYFLSLGLFVGALITSIVMPVVESSVPGAGGLSRLVSRTLSFAAMGVIQALLAVLLLIYGLDLEVQNVPMFYGFAIITSLSYMLLIQALVTWLDLPGRFVAIVILILQLTTSAGTFPLELIPDWMRLFNPLLPMTYSVAGFKAVISTGDVSVIWSNTLVLSAFGGGCLVLTAVYFLTNQYKKRVNPTPAITAVQ, from the coding sequence GTGAATGTGTTTTTCAAGGATGTAGGAGCGGCTCTGCGTAATCGGAAGCTGCTGATTCCACTCATTGCCGTCCTGTTTATTCCGATTATGTACAGCGGGATGTTCTTAGGAGCCTTCTGGGATCCGTATGGAAAAATGGAGCAGCTGCCCGTGGCCGTCGTCAATGACGACCTGGGTGCAGAATTCGAGGGGAAGACACTGACCGTTGGGGAGGACCTTGTTGCCGAGCTGAAGAAGGGTGGTGACTTCAACTGGCAGTTTGTCAGCCGTGAAGAAGCGGAGACTGGGATGATAAATAATGAATACTACATGACGATTGTGATTCCAGAGCAGTTCTCGAAGCAGGCGACAACCGTACTGGATGAGCAGCCGCAGCCGGCGAAGCTGATCTTTGAGCCGAACGAGGGCTATAACTTTCTCGCAGGTCAGATCGGTGGAAGTGCGGTCAAGCAGATTCAGTCCAGTGTGTCTGCAAAAGTGACAGAGGCTTATACCGAGACGTTATTTCAGCAGGTCCAGGACTTGGCAGGCGGGCTGAGCGAGGCAGGTCAGGGTGCCTCTGAGCTGTCAGACGGTGCGGTGAAGCTGGACGAAGGAGCTCTCAAGCTGAAAGACAATCTGAGCAAGCTGGTGAGCGGTACAGAGGAGCTTCGCTCCGGAGTCGCTCCACTGGCACAGGGCGTTCAGGAGGTAGCGGCTGGCACGAGCTCCCTAGACGGGGGCGCGAAGGCGCTGGCATCAGGCTTGTCCCAGCTGCTTGCGGCTCAGAAGGAGCTGCAGGCAGGTGCAGAGGACGCTGCCGGCGGCGGCACTCAGCTGGCTGCCGGCATTGAAAGAGCAGCCAGCGGCAGCCGGGAATTGACTGCAGGGCTGGAAGCCAGCCGCGATGGGGCTGCAGCGCTGCAGGCAGGAGCACAGAGCGCCGCAAACGGAGCAGAAAGCCTGGAGAACGGCCTTGCGCAATCACAGGAAGGTGCAAAGTCTCTGCAGGAAGGGGCCGAAGCGCTGGCCGGGGGCTTACAGCAGCTCTCTGAAAGCAATGAGCAGCTGGCTGCGTTGCCAGAACTGCAGCAGCTGCTGGCAGCAAGCCAGGAGCTCGCAGCCGGCACTGCAACAATGAGTGAGAGCCAGGAGCAGCTGCGGGCCGGCGCCGCGAAGCTGAAGGCGGGGACTGCCGAGCTGAGCGAGGGAGCAGGCAGATTGAACACCGGCGCAGAAGAGCTGCTACAGGGCAGCAAGGAGCTGTCCGGCGGCAGTGAACAGCTCCTTGCGGGTGCCAAATCGCTGACGGCGGGGCAAGAACAGCTGTCGGCGGGCATAAAGCAGTTTGGCAGCAAGCTGGGCGAGGCTGCACAGGGCAGCCTTGAGCTCGCAGATGGCGCCGCCAGCCTGAAGCAGGGCACGCTGGCGCTTAGCGAAGGCGCGGATAAGCTGGGCAGCGGGGTCGGGCGTCTCGCGGACGGCTCGAAGGAGCTGGATGCCGGTGCAGGTGAACTGGTCAGCGGAATGAATTCCTTGACATCCGGCTCCGGCACACTCGCAGCCAGACTGAATGAAGCCGCGGAGCAGGCAGGTGCGGTTCAGGCAACAGACAGCACGTATACGATGTTTGCGGGACCCGTTGAGGTGGAGGAGCAGAAAGTGAACGAGGTGCCCAACTACGGGACCGGGTTTGCGCCGTACTTCCTGTCGCTGGGATTGTTTGTTGGTGCACTGATTACTTCCATTGTGATGCCGGTGGTGGAGTCTTCGGTGCCTGGGGCTGGCGGCTTGAGCCGACTCGTGAGCCGGACGCTTTCCTTTGCAGCTATGGGAGTCATTCAGGCGCTGCTGGCCGTGCTGCTTCTGATTTACGGCCTGGATCTGGAGGTCCAGAACGTACCCATGTTCTATGGGTTTGCGATCATCACGAGTCTGTCGTATATGCTGCTGATTCAAGCGCTGGTAACTTGGCTCGATTTGCCGGGACGCTTTGTCGCCATAGTCATCCTGATTCTACAGCTTACGACAAGCGCAGGCACGTTCCCGCTGGAGCTGATTCCCGATTGGATGAGGTTGTTTAATCCACTGCTTCCGATGACGTACAGTGTAGCGGGCTTCAAGGCTGTGATCTCTACCGGCGATGTGAGCGTGATCTGGAGCAATACCTTGGTTCTGTCCGCCTTTGGCGGCGGGTGCCTGGTGCTGACGGCCGTGTATTTCCTAACGAATCAATACAAGAAGAGAGTCAACCCTACTCCGGCAATAACCGCCGTGCAGTGA
- a CDS encoding TetR/AcrR family transcriptional regulator yields MAAVDRRQLILDAAAESFARFGYKATTMDQVARIANVGKGTIYTFFANKEELFEEILLSVMLEMKKIAERTIRKDRHFFDNLYDVLDALLDFRDEHSLFIKLGQEKRDLGTAKAGYGLSKVENGIVSYIQGVVENAIEQQEIKPCDSQVIAFVMLKLYTSLAGNFNGLREPLAKNDVKQYMMLFMEQGLKDAGSGRI; encoded by the coding sequence ATGGCAGCTGTAGACCGCCGTCAACTGATTCTGGATGCCGCGGCCGAATCGTTCGCGCGCTTTGGATACAAGGCGACAACCATGGATCAGGTAGCCCGGATTGCGAATGTAGGCAAAGGGACGATCTATACTTTTTTTGCGAATAAAGAAGAGCTGTTTGAAGAGATTCTGCTTTCGGTCATGCTAGAGATGAAGAAGATCGCGGAGCGAACGATCCGTAAGGACCGACATTTCTTCGATAATCTGTATGACGTGCTGGATGCGCTCCTGGATTTCCGGGATGAGCATTCGCTGTTTATAAAGCTGGGGCAGGAGAAACGGGATCTAGGTACCGCTAAGGCAGGCTATGGCTTGTCCAAGGTAGAGAACGGAATTGTATCGTATATTCAAGGCGTGGTGGAGAACGCGATTGAGCAGCAGGAGATCAAGCCTTGCGATTCTCAGGTTATAGCCTTTGTGATGCTGAAGCTGTATACGTCTCTGGCAGGAAATTTCAATGGCTTGAGAGAGCCGCTGGCCAAGAATGACGTGAAGCAATATATGATGCTGTTTATGGAGCAGGGACTAAAGGATGCGGGATCCGGCCGGATATAA
- a CDS encoding MGDG synthase family glycosyltransferase: protein MRKTRVLLFSEGFGTGHTQAAYALAEGLKRKNPHIQCRVIELGNFLNPTVGPLILSAYRKTVSVRPRLVGMLYRSQYKKSLNKLTRLALHRIFYAQASQVIQQLKPDLIICTHPFPNAVVSRLKRQGLHVPLYTLITDYDAHGTWVNPEVDEYLVSTPQVKKLLMRRSILSQYIHVTGIPVHPKFWDPEPPEALRTELGFKNMPTILIMGGGWGLMFNKELLSKLASRADDIQLIFCMGQNEKLVAEMKHNPLFRHPHIHVLGYRKDIHKLMGASDLLITKPGGMTCTEGAAKGIPMLFYEPIPGQEEENCHFFVSEGLGEVLDQPAVLDKWLQLLSCRYEDVLQYRRRMMDGVSPHLMPDHCVNQVLSMLNRETVAIPHGVQVLVDQ, encoded by the coding sequence ATGCGAAAAACAAGAGTGCTTCTCTTTTCAGAAGGCTTCGGCACAGGACATACCCAAGCGGCGTATGCATTGGCAGAAGGCCTCAAGAGAAAGAATCCGCATATTCAGTGCCGGGTCATTGAGCTTGGCAATTTCCTGAATCCGACAGTAGGCCCGCTGATTCTTTCTGCTTACCGCAAGACGGTAAGCGTCCGGCCCCGGCTTGTAGGCATGCTGTACCGTTCACAATACAAGAAATCGCTGAACAAGCTGACCCGGCTCGCATTGCACCGGATTTTTTATGCGCAGGCTTCCCAGGTCATTCAGCAGCTCAAGCCGGACCTGATTATATGCACCCATCCTTTTCCCAATGCCGTGGTATCCCGGCTCAAGCGTCAAGGACTGCACGTTCCTTTATACACGCTGATTACTGATTATGATGCGCATGGAACCTGGGTAAATCCCGAGGTTGATGAATACCTGGTATCCACGCCGCAGGTGAAGAAGCTGTTGATGCGCAGATCGATCTTATCGCAGTACATACATGTAACCGGCATTCCGGTCCATCCGAAGTTCTGGGATCCTGAGCCTCCCGAGGCTCTCCGGACGGAGCTGGGGTTCAAGAATATGCCAACGATCCTGATCATGGGCGGCGGCTGGGGGCTGATGTTCAATAAGGAGCTGCTCAGCAAGCTGGCATCGAGAGCTGACGATATTCAGCTGATCTTTTGCATGGGACAGAACGAGAAGCTCGTCGCCGAGATGAAGCACAATCCGTTGTTCCGCCATCCGCACATTCATGTGCTGGGATACCGCAAGGATATCCACAAGCTGATGGGCGCCTCGGACCTGCTCATTACAAAGCCCGGGGGCATGACGTGCACGGAAGGAGCCGCCAAGGGCATTCCGATGCTCTTCTACGAGCCGATTCCGGGTCAAGAGGAGGAGAACTGTCACTTTTTTGTGAGTGAGGGGCTTGGTGAGGTACTGGATCAGCCTGCGGTGCTGGATAAATGGCTGCAGCTGCTCTCCTGCCGCTATGAGGACGTTCTGCAGTACCGCCGCCGCATGATGGACGGGGTTTCCCCGCATCTTATGCCTGATCACTGTGTGAATCAAGTGCTCTCCATGCTGAACCGCGAAACCGTGGCCATTCCCCATGGCGTTCAGGTGCTCGTGGATCAATAG